In one window of Escherichia coli DSM 30083 = JCM 1649 = ATCC 11775 DNA:
- the ynjA gene encoding carboxymuconolactone decarboxylase family protein, with protein sequence MGLPPLSKIPFILRPQTWLHRRHYGEVLSPIRWWGRIPFIFYLVSMFVGWLERKRSPLDPVVRSLVSARIAQMCLCEFCVDITSMKVAERTGSTDKLLAVADWRQSPLFSDEERLALEYAEAASVTPPTVDDALRARLATHFDAQALTELTALIGLQNLSARFNSAMDIPAQGLCRIPEKRS encoded by the coding sequence ATGGGTTTACCGCCGCTTAGCAAAATTCCTTTCATTTTACGTCCGCAGACGTGGCTGCATCGTCGCCATTACGGCGAGGTGCTAAGCCCGATTCGCTGGTGGGGGCGGATCCCGTTTATCTTTTATCTGGTGTCGATGTTTGTCGGCTGGCTGGAGCGCAAACGCTCACCGCTCGATCCGGTAGTACGATCGCTTGTCAGCGCGCGCATTGCGCAAATGTGCCTGTGTGAGTTTTGCGTGGATATCACCAGTATGAAAGTCGCCGAGCGTACCGGCAGCACCGATAAACTGCTGGCAGTGGCTGACTGGCGGCAAAGCCCGCTCTTTAGCGATGAAGAACGGCTGGCGCTGGAGTACGCCGAAGCCGCAAGCGTAACGCCGCCAACGGTCGATGATGCCCTGCGCGCCCGACTGGCTACGCATTTTGACGCTCAGGCGCTCACCGAACTGACGGCATTGATAGGCCTGCAAAATCTGTCAGCCCGTTTTAATTCTGCCATGGACATTCCCGCTCAGGGGCTGTGCCGTATTCCTGAAAAACGTTCTTAA
- the ydjZ gene encoding TVP38/TMEM64 family protein: MMKMQSRKIWYYRITLIILLFAVLLAWALLPGVHEFINRSVAAFAAVDQQGIERFIQSYGALAAVVSFLLMILQAIAAPLPAFLITFANASLFGAFWGGLLSWTSSMAGAALCFFIARVMGREVVEKLTGKTVLDSMDGFFTRYGKHTILVCRLLPFVPFDPISYAAGLTSIRFRSFFIATGLGQLPATIVYSWAGSMLTGGTFWFVTGLFILFALTVVIFMAKKIWLERQKRNA; encoded by the coding sequence ATGATGAAGATGCAATCGCGTAAAATCTGGTACTACCGTATAACCCTCATCATCCTGTTGTTCGCTGTGCTGCTGGCATGGGCGCTGCTTCCCGGCGTCCATGAGTTTATCAATCGCAGCGTTGCGGCGTTTGCCGCCGTGGACCAACAGGGTATAGAACGCTTTATTCAGTCTTACGGCGCACTAGCGGCAGTTGTCTCGTTCTTGTTGATGATTTTACAGGCCATTGCTGCACCGCTACCTGCGTTTTTGATCACCTTTGCCAATGCGTCGCTGTTTGGTGCGTTCTGGGGCGGCTTACTGTCGTGGACCAGTTCGATGGCCGGCGCGGCACTGTGCTTTTTTATCGCCAGAGTGATGGGCCGCGAAGTGGTGGAAAAATTAACCGGCAAAACCGTACTTGACAGTATGGACGGCTTTTTCACTCGCTACGGCAAACACACCATCCTGGTATGTCGGTTATTGCCTTTTGTCCCTTTCGATCCAATCAGCTATGCTGCCGGTTTGACTTCAATACGTTTTCGCTCGTTTTTTATCGCCACCGGGCTTGGTCAATTACCGGCGACTATTGTTTATTCCTGGGCGGGCAGCATGTTAACAGGCGGTACTTTCTGGTTTGTCACCGGACTGTTTATTCTGTTTGCCCTGACCGTGGTGATTTTTATGGCGAAGAAAATATGGCTTGAGCGCCAGAAGAGGAATGCCTGA
- the ydjY gene encoding lipoprotein YdjY — MLQHYSVSWKKGLAALCLLAVAGLSGCDQKENAAAKVEYDGLSNSQPLRVDANNHTVTMLVQINGRFLTDDTRHGIVFKDGSNGHKSLFMGYATPKAFYEALKEAGGTPGENMTMDNKETTHVTGSKLDISVNWQGAAKAYSFDEVIVDSNGKKLDMRFGGNLTAAEEKKTGCLVCLDSCPVGIVSNATYTYGAVEKRGEVKFKGNASVLPADNTPATVTFKITE; from the coding sequence ATGTTGCAACATTATTCAGTGTCATGGAAAAAAGGACTGGCTGCACTCTGCTTACTGGCTGTTGCTGGGCTTAGCGGCTGCGATCAAAAAGAGAATGCGGCTGCAAAAGTGGAATACGACGGACTTTCGAACAGCCAACCGCTGCGTGTCGATGCCAATAACCATACGGTAACCATGCTGGTGCAAATTAATGGTCGTTTCCTCACCGATGACACTCGTCACGGTATTGTGTTTAAAGATGGCTCCAACGGACATAAATCGCTGTTTATGGGTTATGCGACCCCGAAAGCATTTTATGAAGCCCTGAAAGAGGCAGGTGGTACGCCGGGCGAAAACATGACGATGGATAATAAAGAAACGACTCATGTCACAGGCAGCAAACTGGATATTTCGGTCAACTGGCAAGGGGCGGCAAAAGCGTATTCCTTCGATGAAGTGATTGTTGACAGTAATGGCAAGAAACTGGACATGCGCTTTGGCGGTAATTTAACGGCAGCAGAAGAGAAGAAAACGGGTTGCCTGGTGTGTCTGGATAGCTGCCCGGTCGGCATCGTCAGCAATGCAACATACACTTATGGTGCGGTGGAAAAACGCGGCGAAGTGAAATTCAAAGGCAATGCCTCAGTTCTCCCGGCGGATAACACGCCGGCAACGGTTACCTTTAAAATCACCGAATAA
- the ydjX gene encoding TVP38/TMEM64 family protein — MNAERKFLLACLIFALVIYAIHAFGLFDLLTDLPHLQTLIRQSGLFGYSLYILLFIIATLFLLPGSILVIAGGIVFGPLLGTLLSLIAATLASSCSFLLARWLGRDLLLKYVGHSHTFQAIEKGIARNGIDFLILTRLIPLFPYNIQNYAYGLTTIAFWPYTLISALTTLPGIVIYTVMASDLANEGITLRFILQLCLAGLALFILVQLAKLYARHKHVDLSASRRSPLSHPKNEG, encoded by the coding sequence ATGAACGCTGAGCGTAAATTTCTTTTAGCCTGTCTTATTTTTGCGCTGGTCATTTACGCTATCCACGCTTTCGGTTTATTCGATCTGCTCACCGATTTACCCCACTTACAGACACTCATTCGCCAGAGCGGATTGTTCGGCTATAGCCTCTATATTCTGTTATTCATCATTGCCACCCTCTTTCTGTTACCAGGAAGCATACTGGTGATCGCGGGAGGAATAGTTTTTGGCCCGCTCTTAGGGACACTACTATCATTAATTGCCGCCACGCTGGCCTCCTCGTGCTCATTCCTGCTGGCGCGCTGGCTGGGACGTGATTTACTGCTGAAATACGTTGGCCATAGCCATACCTTCCAGGCCATTGAAAAAGGCATTGCGCGTAACGGTATTGATTTTCTTATTCTGACCCGCTTAATCCCGTTGTTTCCTTACAATATTCAAAATTACGCTTACGGATTAACCACAATCGCCTTCTGGCCTTATACCCTTATTTCGGCACTCACGACCCTACCCGGTATTGTTATTTATACCGTGATGGCAAGCGATCTCGCCAATGAAGGCATTACGCTGCGCTTTATTTTACAACTCTGTCTGGCGGGCCTGGCGCTGTTTATTCTCGTCCAGCTCGCAAAACTCTACGCCCGACACAAACATGTGGATCTGTCTGCTTCTCGCCGCAGCCCACTTTCTCACCCAAAAAATGAAGGATAG
- the xthA gene encoding exodeoxyribonuclease III: MKFVSFNINGLRARPHQLEAIVEKHQPDVIGLQETKVHDDMFPLEEVAKLGYNVFYHGQKGHYGVALLTKETPIAVRRGFPGDDEEAQRRIIMAEIPSPLGNVTVINGYFPQGESRDHPIKFPAKAQFYQNLQNYLETELKRENPVLIMGDMNISPGDLDIGIGEENRKRWLRTGKCSFLPEEREWMERLMSWGLVDTFRHANPQTADRFSWFDYRSKGFDDNRGLRIDLLLASQPLAECCVETGIDYEIRSMEKPSDHAPVWATFRR, encoded by the coding sequence ATGAAATTTGTCTCTTTTAATATCAACGGCCTGCGCGCCAGACCTCACCAGCTTGAAGCCATCGTCGAAAAGCACCAACCGGATGTGATTGGCCTGCAGGAGACAAAAGTTCATGACGATATGTTTCCGCTCGAAGAGGTGGCGAAGCTCGGCTACAACGTGTTTTATCACGGGCAGAAAGGCCATTATGGCGTGGCGCTGCTGACCAAAGAGACGCCGATTGCCGTGCGTCGCGGCTTTCCTGGTGACGACGAAGAAGCGCAACGGCGGATTATTATGGCGGAAATCCCCTCGCCGCTGGGCAATGTCACCGTGATCAACGGTTACTTCCCGCAGGGTGAAAGCCGCGACCATCCGATAAAATTCCCGGCAAAGGCGCAGTTTTATCAGAATCTGCAAAACTACCTGGAAACCGAACTCAAGCGTGAAAATCCGGTGCTGATTATGGGCGATATGAATATCAGTCCTGGCGACCTGGATATTGGCATTGGCGAAGAGAACCGTAAGCGCTGGCTGCGTACCGGAAAATGTTCTTTCCTTCCGGAGGAACGCGAATGGATGGAGAGGCTGATGAGCTGGGGGTTGGTCGATACCTTCCGCCATGCGAATCCGCAAACAGCAGATCGTTTCTCATGGTTTGATTACCGCTCAAAAGGTTTTGACGATAATCGCGGTCTGCGCATCGACCTGCTGCTCGCCAGCCAACCGCTGGCAGAATGTTGCGTAGAAACCGGCATCGACTATGAAATTCGCAGCATGGAAAAACCGTCCGATCACGCCCCCGTCTGGGCGACCTTCCGCCGCTAA
- the astC gene encoding succinylornithine/acetylornithine transaminase has product MSQPITRENFDEWMIPVYAPAPFIPVRGEGSRLWDQQGKEYIDFAGGIAVNALGHAHPELREALNEQASKFWHTGNGYTNEPVLRLAKKLIDATFADRVFFCNSGAEANEAALKLARKFAHDRYGSHKSGIVAFKNAFHGRTLFTVSAGGQPAYSQDFAPLPPDIRHAAYNDINSASALIDDATCAVIVEPIQGEGGVVPASNAFLQGLRELCDRHNALLIFDEVQTGVGRTGELYACMHYGVTPDLLTTAKALGGGFPVGALLATEECASVMTVGTHGTTYGGNPLASAVAGKVLDLINTPEMLNGVKQRHDWFVERLNSINHHYSLFSEVRGLGLLIGCVLNADYAGQAKQISQEAVKAGVMVLIAGGNVVRFAPALNVSEEEVTTGLDRFAAACEHFVSRGSS; this is encoded by the coding sequence ATGTCTCAGCCAATTACGCGTGAAAACTTTGATGAATGGATGATACCTGTTTACGCTCCGGCACCGTTTATACCGGTACGTGGCGAAGGTTCACGCTTGTGGGATCAGCAGGGGAAAGAGTATATCGACTTCGCGGGTGGCATTGCGGTGAACGCGCTGGGCCATGCGCATCCGGAACTGCGTGAGGCGCTGAACGAACAGGCGAGTAAGTTCTGGCATACCGGCAACGGTTACACCAACGAGCCGGTACTGCGACTGGCGAAAAAATTGATCGACGCCACGTTTGCCGATCGCGTCTTCTTTTGTAACTCCGGTGCGGAAGCCAACGAAGCGGCACTAAAACTGGCGCGTAAATTCGCTCACGACCGCTACGGCAGCCATAAGAGCGGCATCGTGGCGTTCAAAAATGCGTTTCATGGTCGCACGCTGTTTACTGTCAGTGCGGGTGGGCAGCCAGCCTATTCACAGGATTTTGCGCCACTGCCGCCGGATATTCGTCATGCTGCATATAACGATATTAACTCTGCCAGTGCGCTGATTGACGACGCCACCTGTGCGGTGATTGTCGAACCCATCCAGGGGGAAGGCGGTGTGGTGCCAGCCAGCAACGCATTTTTACAAGGTCTGCGTGAATTGTGTGACCGCCACAATGCGTTGCTGATCTTTGATGAAGTACAAACCGGTGTCGGGCGCACCGGGGAACTGTATGCCTGTATGCACTACGGCGTGACGCCTGATCTGTTAACTACCGCCAAAGCGCTGGGCGGCGGTTTCCCGGTTGGTGCGTTGTTGGCAACCGAAGAGTGCGCCAGCGTGATGACCGTTGGCACTCACGGCACCACCTATGGCGGCAATCCGCTGGCCTCGGCGGTGGCAGGCAAAGTGCTGGATCTCATCAACACGCCAGAGATGCTTAACGGGGTTAAACAGCGTCACGACTGGTTTGTTGAGCGTCTAAATTCCATTAATCACCACTACAGTTTGTTCAGTGAAGTTCGCGGCTTAGGTCTTTTGATTGGCTGTGTACTGAATGCCGATTACGCCGGGCAAGCGAAACAGATCTCTCAGGAAGCGGTGAAAGCAGGCGTGATGGTGCTGATTGCGGGTGGCAACGTGGTGCGCTTTGCGCCTGCGCTCAATGTCAGCGAAGAAGAGGTGACGACCGGACTGGATCGCTTTGCAGCTGCTTGCGAACACTTTGTTAGCCGAGGTTCATCATGA
- the astA gene encoding arginine N-succinyltransferase, protein MMVIRPVERSDVSALMQLASKTGGGLTSLPANEATLSVRIERAIKTWQGELPKSEQGYVFVLEDSETGTVAGICAIEVAVGLNDPWYNYRVGTLVHASKELNVYNALPTLFLSNDHTGSSELCTLFLDPKWRKEGNGYLLSKSRFMFMAAFRDKFNDKVVAEMRGVIDEHGYSPFWQSLGKRFFSMDFSRADFLCGTGQKAFIAELMPKHPIYTYFLSQEAQDVIGQVHPQTAPARAVLEKEGFRYRNYIDIFDGGPTLECDIDRVRAIRKSRLVEVAEGQPAQGDFPACLVANENYHHFRVVLVRTDPATERLILTAAQLDVLKCHAGDRVRLVRLCAEEKTA, encoded by the coding sequence ATGATGGTCATTCGTCCCGTTGAGCGCTCAGATGTCTCGGCGCTGATGCAGCTTGCCAGCAAAACGGGCGGCGGCCTGACGTCGCTTCCCGCCAATGAAGCCACGCTTTCGGTGCGTATTGAAAGGGCAATCAAAACCTGGCAAGGCGAACTGCCCAAAAGTGAGCAGGGTTATGTGTTTGTACTGGAAGATAGTGAGACAGGCACTGTGGCGGGGATTTGCGCCATTGAGGTGGCGGTTGGGCTGAACGATCCCTGGTACAACTATCGCGTCGGCACGCTGGTTCACGCTTCGAAAGAGCTGAATGTCTATAACGCATTGCCGACGCTGTTTCTCAGTAACGATCACACCGGCAGCAGCGAGCTGTGCACGCTGTTTCTCGACCCGAAGTGGCGCAAAGAGGGCAACGGCTATTTGCTGTCGAAATCGCGCTTTATGTTTATGGCGGCTTTTCGCGACAAGTTTAATGACAAAGTGGTCGCCGAAATGCGCGGGGTGATTGACGAACACGGCTATTCACCGTTCTGGCAAAGCCTCGGTAAACGCTTCTTTTCGATGGATTTTAGCCGCGCTGATTTTCTCTGCGGCACCGGGCAAAAGGCATTTATTGCAGAACTGATGCCGAAACATCCGATCTATACCTACTTTTTATCCCAGGAAGCCCAGGACGTCATCGGTCAGGTACATCCGCAAACCGCGCCTGCCCGTGCGGTGCTGGAGAAAGAAGGTTTTCGCTACCGTAACTATATCGACATCTTTGACGGCGGGCCGACACTTGAATGTGATATCGACCGCGTGCGCGCCATCCGTAAAAGTCGGCTGGTGGAAGTGGCCGAAGGGCAGCCTGCGCAGGGCGATTTTCCGGCCTGCCTGGTCGCCAATGAAAATTATCACCATTTCCGCGTGGTGCTGGTGCGTACCGATCCAGCGACCGAGCGTTTGATTTTAACCGCCGCACAACTGGATGTCCTCAAATGCCACGCAGGGGATCGCGTTCGTCTGGTGCGCCTGTGCGCAGAGGAGAAAACAGCATGA
- the astD gene encoding succinylglutamate-semialdehyde dehydrogenase, with amino-acid sequence MTLWINGDWVTGQGALRVKRNPVSGEVLWQGNDADAAQVGQACRAARAAFPRWARLSFGDRQVRVERFAGLLESNKAELTAIIARETGKPRWEAATEVTAMINKIAISIKAYHVRTGEQRSEMPDGAASLRHRPHGVLAVFGPYNFPGHLPNGHIVPALLAGNTIIFKPSELTPWSGDAVMRLWQQAGLPPGVLNLVQGGRETGQALSALEDLDGLLFTGSANTGYQLHRQLSGQPEKILALEMGGNNPLIIDEVADIDAAVHLTIQSAFVTAGQRCTCARRLFLKSGTQGDAFLARLVAVSQRLTPGTWDDEPQPFIGGLISEQAAQQVVTAWQELEAMGGRTLLAPRLLQAGTSLLTPGIIEMTGVTGLPDEEVFGPLLRVWRYDNFDEAIRMANNTRFGLSCGLVSPEREKFDQLLLEARAGIVNWNKPLTGAASTAPFGGIGASGNHRPSAWYAADYCAWPMASLESDSLTLPATLNPGLDFSDEVVR; translated from the coding sequence ATGACTTTATGGATCAACGGTGACTGGGTAACGGGCCAGGGCGCATTGCGTGTGAAGCGTAATCCGGTATCGGGCGAGGTGTTATGGCAGGGCAATGATGCCGATGCCGCTCAGGTCGGGCAGGCTTGTCGGGCTGCCCGTGCGGCGTTTCCGCGCTGGGCTCGGCTCTCATTTGGCGATCGTCAGGTAAGAGTTGAACGCTTTGCTGGATTGCTGGAAAGCAATAAAGCCGAATTAACCGCGATTATTGCCAGAGAAACCGGCAAGCCGCGCTGGGAAGCGGCAACCGAAGTGACGGCGATGATCAATAAAATCGCGATATCAATTAAGGCGTATCACGTTCGTACCGGTGAGCAGCGTAGCGAAATGCCGGACGGCGCGGCGAGCCTGCGACATCGCCCGCACGGCGTGCTGGCGGTGTTTGGGCCGTATAATTTCCCTGGTCATTTGCCGAACGGACATATCGTTCCGGCATTGCTGGCAGGTAACACCATTATCTTTAAACCCAGCGAACTGACACCGTGGAGTGGCGACGCGGTAATGCGTTTATGGCAGCAGGCTGGCTTGCCGCCGGGCGTGCTGAACCTGGTGCAGGGCGGGCGTGAAACGGGTCAGGCGCTGAGTGCGCTGGAGGATCTCGACGGCTTGCTGTTTACCGGCAGCGCCAATACCGGCTACCAGCTGCATCGCCAGCTTTCCGGTCAGCCGGAGAAAATTCTCGCCCTTGAGATGGGCGGTAATAACCCGCTAATTATCGATGAGGTGGCGGATATCGATGCCGCTGTCCATCTGACCATTCAGTCGGCGTTTGTCACTGCCGGGCAACGCTGCACCTGCGCCCGCCGTTTATTTCTGAAAAGTGGAACGCAGGGCGATGCATTTCTTGCTCGCCTGGTTGCCGTCAGCCAGCGGTTAACGCCGGGCACTTGGGATGACGAACCGCAGCCATTTATTGGTGGGCTGATTTCTGAGCAGGCCGCACAGCAGGTGGTTACTGCCTGGCAGGAACTGGAGGCGATGGGCGGACGGACCCTGCTTGCGCCGCGCTTATTACAAGCAGGGACATCGTTGCTGACGCCGGGGATCATTGAAATGACAGGCGTTACTGGCTTGCCGGATGAAGAAGTGTTTGGGCCGTTATTGCGCGTCTGGCGTTATGACAATTTCGATGAAGCGATTCGAATGGCGAATAACACTCGCTTTGGCCTCTCTTGCGGTCTGGTTTCCCCCGAGCGGGAAAAATTCGATCAACTGTTGCTGGAGGCACGGGCGGGGATTGTTAACTGGAACAAACCGCTTACCGGTGCTGCCAGTACCGCGCCATTCGGCGGCATTGGCGCTTCCGGCAATCATCGCCCCAGCGCCTGGTATGCCGCAGATTATTGTGCCTGGCCGATGGCAAGTCTGGAGTCGGACTCGTTAACGTTGCCCGCAACGCTTAACCCCGGGCTGGATTTTTCCGATGAGGTGGTGCGATGA